From the Salarias fasciatus chromosome 5, fSalaFa1.1, whole genome shotgun sequence genome, the window TTAGGCCGCTGTGCGCATGCGCACGTCAGTCGGTAAGTACAGAACTCCTCAGAAGCTCGCAGGAGTGTGAAGATGGCGGTTGTCTCCGGTCCGCTGGAAGAGCGCTTTTCACACACAAGGCTGAATAAAGCGGTAGATTGTCATCCTGCACGGTCTGTAGAGTCACAACTGTCGCTCTTGTGTCACAACAACCACTGGGGTAGGCGCCAGGCAGCCGGTAATTACATGCTTATAGTTCCGGGACAAGGGGGTAGCTCGAGCTAATGTCCAGCTGGGACTTGGTCAAGGCGATTGCTAAAGCAGGTACGCTGTAACTACTaatgttgttttcctctttgtctCTCCGAGTTTACACGAAAAGCAGGCGTCGGAGGTGACAGAGAAAGGCAGTAGAGGTGCCACAGTGTTGCCCCCTTCACATTCAGGATTGTTTGTGCTCCTTGTTAAACAAGTTGAAGTGCAGGGGGTCTCTCCATAACGAGCTCCCTATGGTTCGGCTATGGACGCACCGACAGCCAGCACGGACTCCGCCGCGGGACACGACCCTGGCAAAACACTTGTTGTTAGCGGCGGTGTAACTTTTCTCCCCAACCACCAAGGGAAAGTAGGTTCACACTCAGCGCAGGCTTTCAATGGGAGCCAAACTATGAACTCTCAGAGTTCAGGAAGCGCTGCCCCTCACGGGGGGACGGCGGTGACGAGCGGGGCTGCTAACAGCGGCAGCCCGGCTGTCAGCAGCGGAGCGGGGCTGTCTAAAGGGACGAGCCCCTCGAACACTGTCATCCACACCAGTGTGGTGGCTTCGACTCAGCCTGCGAACCAAGCAACGGGACCCACGGTGACACTCGTCAGGCCGCCTATGCAAACTGCGGGGTCTCTTGCAACTTTGAATGGGAACAATGCTGCGAGCCCCGCGGTGGCCGGCACCCAGGCAGGTGTCGGGGTGAACAACGGCCAGTCGTCCGGCTCCACGGCTGTCAGCGCGGGCTCGCACATCATCAAGGCAGAGCCGccaccaacagcaacaacaataatacaGTCGACACCGCAGCCTGTTGGCAACCCCGCAGCCGTGAGCTCTCCCCGGCCTCCTGCGGCGATCGCTGTCGGTGCCGGTGCCGGTGCGGTCCGATCCCTCACGCCCCAGATGCTCGCTCCGAGGCTCCCGCAGACCGCTCCGGGACAGCCCGGGGTGCATAACATCCAGCTACCGCCGGGTGAGTGGATTCACAACTTCTCAGTCTGGTTCATGTGATAGGCTATGTAATGTATTAATCCCCTGCTGATTCTGAGAACCGACAATGTAAACACCACTAAACTACTTATTTGTAATTGTTTGTGGTTTATGTATAAATCACAAATTGATAATCTTTACTCTCTGAATAGATATGCACAGAAATGTGataatgctgcttttttttattggatGATCAAATCAGCTCATCCATCAATCTTCTATGCTCATCCATCAATCTTCTATACTGCTTAATCCTTTGCAAGGTTGCAGGGCCTGCAGGCAATCCCAGGGGCAGggtgccctggacaggtcaccagtccatcacagggcaaatacacagaaacagacaaccacacacacctatGAGCAGTTTAGGAACACCAATTAACTTTACATGGATGGTTCtagactgttggaggaaacagGAGTCAATGTAGaaacccccccacacacacaaaggaagaacatgcaaactccacacagaaatgctAACCAGATCATATAAATATATTGAAGTAGTTtttattatattaatattttcTCACACTTCCTCACCCGTTTCAGGAATGGTGCTGGTGCGCAGTGAGAGCGGACAGCTCCTGATGATTCCTCAGCAGGCTCTGGTCCAGATGCAGGCACAGGCGCAGGCACAGGCACAGGGGAACCTCACACCTCGGACCCCTGCGCCAACTACTGTACCTCCAGGGCAggtaagttgttttttttaagttaagtTTACTCTGAGGTTTATTTGAAATTGCTCTCTTTTATATCAGCAATAGTTTGCTCAAATTTTCACACTGTATAAGGCTTTTTAAATTTCTAGAATGATTTTACTTTTGTGATTTGACGTGGAAAGGTCTGCATGTTGCTCACTCCTTAGATGTTTTGCTTTGTGCCATATATCAGGCTTCTGGAAATGCCATAATCAGCAGACAAGTGGCTCCCAGCACCATCatcagacagggctgtccaacGCCGACAACCCTCACTGCAACCACCACTCTCCACAGACCTCCCATTCTTCAGGTGTGTTGGCGTCAAAGCATTGTTGTGGTTATTTGTAGgtttattgttcattattttACTGCGTTTTCACATAAGCTGCTACTTACTGAAGCTTATTCTTGCCAAAGACTTTGGCTCACAATTGTAATATCTTCAGTTTACTTTGTGACTCTAATAGCCTGTATGTCATATTTACTgcttgattttgacattgttttaatgaaattcaccaaaaaaaaatgactggatTGTGTGTGTTCAAGATTCATTAGAAGTGATTAGAGTCCATTTTAGAGTCTCACTATTTGGCACATGGATTGTTAGCTGCATAATATGAACACACTGGATTTGTATATTTGTAATTCTGCAGTATTTCTTGGACTCACTGAATATGCATGGATTGAAAAGAATAATGCATGGTTAATGGCTTTAAGGGCAAAACCCCTGAGAATATTGTGGACCTTCAAGAAAATATTGAATGTTGTCTGTTAGGTGAAAATAGATTCTaatacaaacattaaaaaatgtggTTCCTGTGAGTCTCTTCCAATGGGAAGTGTTTCATTGTGAGTGAAAATCAGACCTACTTGATCACAGACAAATACTAAACTGAGCACAACACCCATTTCCAACAGTGAAGTAACACAGTATGATTATTTTTCATGGAATATTGATTCTCCTCAGTTTCTTCAAACCATGAATATGGCTGTGTTGGACTTGTGCCTGAATTGGATTATATGCAGCTAAGTGATGCTGTGGATGATAGCAGAGGGGCTGACGAGGATGAGTTTTGAAACAACTGCACATCATAAATACGGTGTGTTGATATTTCTTTTCCCCAGAGCTCAGTCGGGGCCACAGTACCAGGAATGACCTCTTGGCCAGTCAGCCAAACAGCTGGGAACACCGTTGCCTCAGTAACAGTGAGCAAAGTGGGTGGTGCTAATCCTCACTGATCAAATGGATCTTGGCATCTGCACTGCACTGTATTTTGGAGTGTTTGACACTCCCAGTAATAGATTTGAAAATGCTGTATCATGAAAGCTCGTTACTGTGTCTTATAGAAGAGGATAGAAACACTTTAGATGTTTCCAAACCAGATGATTTGTCTTTCTGGCAGGAAACGATGGAGAATGTGAAGAAATGTAAGAACTTCCTGTCTACACTGATTAAGCTGGCATCCAGTGAGAAGCAGTCCTCTGAGACTGCAGCCAGTGTGAGAGAGCTGATCAAGGACCTGCTGGTGAGTGGGGAGCCTTACAAACAGGAGGCACGCTGTTGATGACAGGAAATTAAAATGCCAAGTTTGTAACATCTTCCCGAAACACTGCAAACCCCTTTAGCCAGGAGAGCGTCTGTAAAACTGCGCCTGTGAGGCTGACGGCTTTCACCTCTCTTATTAGGAGGGCAAACTGGAAGCTGAAGAATTCACCAGCAGATTGTACAAAGAACTGAACTCCTCACCCCAACCATATCTCGTGCCTTTCCTCAAGGTAGGAACATACTTAGTCTGTTCTAATTTCAcggttttttttccaagaaaagaCCATTTAATTACCTGCCTCTGTGAGTACAAAGACTCGGCTTCCAGTTCATTAATGTAACGACCGTCTCTCGTTGTATTCTGTAGAGAAGCCTCCCAGCTTTAAGGCAGCAAACCCCAGATTCAGCAGCTTTCATCCAGCAGAGCCAGCTCCCGCAGCCCGCCTCAGGTCCAGCCTCTTCCAGCTCGCCCGCCTCCACCACTGTGGTCCTCGACGGCACTCGCCTCGCTGCCCCCGTCACCAGACCCCAGCTCCAGCCAGGCGTCAGCAGACCGGGACAGACGCCCTCGCTGGTAACCAACCTTTATTCACATGCCAACGCAGCCTGGACCTGAAAGCAGAAGAACGGAGAACTTCTATGTCATGAATGTTTTaatgaactgtccagggtgtatcctgccctgaGTGAGCTGGATGCGAATTTGAATGAATTGATCacagagtggggaaaaaaaaaaaaaagcacaacagtTTTGTAATCTGCAAAAACTTTCTGAAATACATAACACCAGATTTAAATGACCGTAACAGTAACGGAGTAATGAGGTGATTTTAACGAGCAGATCTTCAGAAATGCAATCATCACGTCTCAGTCCATTGTCTGACTTCCTTTAGAATATGTTCATGTAAAGTGACTTAAGATTGATAACTTCCCGTTATTTTCAACACTTCTAGTCCTATCTTGCACACATGGTTCTGATCTTCGCTATGCTGAGTGTTTTCATTCCATTTAAGATGAAATCTGTCGTCTTTGCTCCGGAAGTGGCTCTTCGTTACTCTCCGCTGCTGCTCATCTTGTTTGTTATCTTCTGTCCTCCGCTCAGGTTCTGACTGTGGCTTCTGTTTTCTACCTTTTTTGAACACCTACACAGATGTAAAAGAAACAGATTGGAAAAGATTGGGTAATACAGATGTTACAGACACATCTGTGCTTATCAGATTTGTTATAAATTAACCAGATAACTGCTGTTATGATCATTTTACATTATGCCGTTTAAATAGTAACTTGGATAATCTCATGAATCCTCTGAAAATGATCTCATTTTTAGTATGCATGGAAATAGACTGTTAGTTCATCACACTGTTCATGGAGaacttttcagaaaagagaGCTGTTTGAGGACATTAAACATTTTGAAGCATGattgagacaaaaaaacaaaacaaaaaaatcttttttttgtaagattTAAGAACACCTGGACcagaagatatttaaaaaaaaaaggaaaaaaaaaatctaaagtgCCTAAAAATACCTCAAAGAAAgttcaaaatgtttaattaaacCAGACGTCAGTTCCTGAATGAAAGTTGACCTCTTGGAAGCAGATTTAAAAATAACCCACTCATGAATACAAAAGTCAGAAATTTGCTGAGAAAGAAGATAATCGCTGCAAGGTCACACTGAAATATCTGAGAAGTTTAACAATTTGATCGACCTCAAACTTCTAATAgggaaacgcacacacacacacacacacacacacacacacacacacacacacacacacacacacacacacacacacacacacacacacacacacacacacacacacaatcttcaACTTGATGTTCTGATATTTTTGTCGTAGCAATTTTCTTTTTAGGGGTCTGTTTAAAATACAGTGGTAAAAAAAGCTTCATAAGGATTGAATAGAAAATAGAACACGCCAAATGTATGAAGTGTGCTTCATGTTTTAAATATAAGTTATGTAACACTTTATTTAATGTTTGACTCGATTCAAGTCCGGTTTCATTAACTGAGATTTCCATTAagactttgttttcatgcaatAATAATGGATTATGTAAattaagtcatttttttaaagagaaaccCTGAGCTCCACGTCTCATCTTTACAGGTTTTCCAGACTCCGACACAAAGAGCAATCTTGAGACCTCAGGTAACGCTGCCGACGACCCCCATGGTGACGCTCAGGAATCAGGCCCCGGGTCGCATCATGCTgggacagcagcaggtccagctgaaggagctgcagccagGTGAGGATGTGGATCCCACAGCCCAgcagaacctgtgtgtgtgtgtgtgtgtgtgtgtgtgtgtaggtaatGAGATGAGCTGTTATGAGACtgtttttgtgaattaaaaATGCGGTCTGTTTCCATCAGTCCCGCTGAGGCCGGAGGTGGGTTCAGTTTCTAAACAAGTGTCTGCCGCAGGCCTGACCCCAGCTCAGAGGAACAAGCTGAAGGAAGCAGGCGGCACTTTCAGGTAGGCTGCTGCCTCGGATCACGTTCATATAGAGTTGACATCCAGATAACAACACAGAACGGCTTACACTTCTTTCCTGTGTGGAACAGAGACGACGAGGACATCAACGACGTGGCGTCCATGGCAGGTGTGAACCTGTCTGAGGAGAGCGCCAACATCCTGGCCACCAACTCGGGGCTGGTGGGAGCAGTGACACATTCCTGTAAAGACGAGGTCTTCCTCTCCTGCGCCGTGCTGCAGAGGAGAATGCTGGAGATTGGTGAGAAGACCTCTCGAGTCCCTGCCTTCCTCTCATTTGTCGGCCTGCTCCAGCCCTGAcgtggtgtttctgctgcaggtaGGAAGTACGGCGTAACAGACCTGGGTGCCGAAGTGGTGAACTATGTCTCCCACGCCACCCAGCAGCGACTGCAGCACCTCCTTGAAAAAGTCTCCCAAGTagcacagcagaaaaacatcaaTTTCAAGGTTTGTTTATCAACACTGTGAACAGAGGCACCGCGGCGTTTTCCCCCAGAGGGTTCGATTCAGCTCCACCGGATCCTTGGAGACAAATAGAAATGTTCTGTCACTGCAAAACACATATTTTATTGTGCAATGACAGAATTATCCTACAACATTTAGACTCCCTCCACCCACTGCCGGCTCCGTTTTTCTGTCTCtcgatgttttgttttttgtttttctctcggGTAGTCTTGTAACGCTGCTGTTCTTCTGGCAGGAGGACGACAACTACGAGCACAGCGGCGACGTTCGCACTCAGCTGAAGTTCTTTGAGCAACTGGACCAGTTAGAGAAGCAGCGGAAGGAAGAGCAGGAGCGAGAAATCCTTCTGAAGGCAGCTAAGGTGATGCTTCCCTGTCAGACATCAGCAGCATTTGTCCGCAGGCTACGGAGGAAATTACCTGAAACTTTTAATTGCATTACTAATTTATGCAGTGTTTTATTCTTAGGTGAGTGAGGACCCGTTCTCAGCTTTCGGGTTGGCCCAGTTACGAGAAATTGTGtaatttttattgatttattcctGTTTATGTGGTTCGtttgtgaaagtgaaagcaCTGCCATTAGTGTGAGTCCACGTCCAAGCAAACTCTGCTGTGACGAAACAGAATCTCACAAGAAAGAAACTACCGTCTGGAGGATTCGGATGTTTTACTTGTGTGAGGATGAGTAACCTGCTGGTGAGGTCTCAGCTGCCACGTGCTTTCACCTGAAAGTTTATCGCTTTACAGAGCTTCTCGTTTGTCTTTGAATGCAGTGCAGAGAGCGTAGATCTTACAGATTCAATCTGAATTAGGAAGCTGCacccaagtgtgtgtgtgcagtttcatAGTTGTGGTCTGTCAGTCTGTATCGTCAACATTACTCATACATTTTGATATTATGATAAAAGCTGTATATTTGATATATGCGTTCAGCTGAACACCTTTATATTGTATGCCTTCAACTAACTCAACAGTGGATATTAATCctgtcaaaatgaaatgaatatgGTCGTGCACTGCAGCTCCTGTGGCCATCAGACGGTGCAAACAGTTTCAAAGTACCTATTTTTGATCATGCATGGATTAGTTTTgtcttttagattacttcagtTATGACGATTGAAACAGCTGCAAAGTGTCATTTATTC encodes:
- the taf4a gene encoding transcription initiation factor TFIID subunit 4 isoform X3 → MDAPTASTDSAAGHDPGKTLVVSGGVTFLPNHQGKVGSHSAQAFNGSQTMNSQSSGSAAPHGGTAVTSGAANSGSPAVSSGAGLSKGTSPSNTVIHTSVVASTQPANQATGPTVTLVRPPMQTAGSLATLNGNNAASPAVAGTQAGVGVNNGQSSGSTAVSAGSHIIKAEPPPTATTIIQSTPQPVGNPAAVSSPRPPAAIAVGAGAGAVRSLTPQMLAPRLPQTAPGQPGVHNIQLPPGMVLVRSESGQLLMIPQQALVQMQAQAQAQAQGNLTPRTPAPTTVPPGQASGNAIISRQVAPSTIIRQGCPTPTTLTATTTLHRPPILQSSVGATVPGMTSWPVSQTAGNTVASVTVSKETMENVKKCKNFLSTLIKLASSEKQSSETAASVRELIKDLLEGKLEAEEFTSRLYKELNSSPQPYLVPFLKRSLPALRQQTPDSAAFIQQSQLPQPASGPASSSSPASTTVVLDGTRLAAPVTRPQLQPGVSRPGQTPSLVFQTPTQRAILRPQVTLPTTPMVTLRNQAPGRIMLGQQQVQLKELQPVPLRPEVGSVSKQVSAAGLTPAQRNKLKEAGGTFRDDEDINDVASMAGVNLSEESANILATNSGLVGAVTHSCKDEVFLSCAVLQRRMLEIGRKYGVTDLGAEVVNYVSHATQQRLQHLLEKVSQVAQQKNINFKEDDNYEHSGDVRTQLKFFEQLDQLEKQRKEEQEREILLKAAKSRARQEDPEQLRLKQKAKEMQQQELAQMRQREANLTALAAIGPRKKRKNLDSPSSSASAEGSGSGSSLSGGPGSAGSRPTRQRITRVNLRDLLFCLENERSTSRSHFLYKGFLK
- the taf4a gene encoding transcription initiation factor TFIID subunit 4 isoform X2; this encodes MDAPTASTDSAAGHDPGKTLVVSGGVTFLPNHQGKVGSHSAQAFNGSQTMNSQSSGSAAPHGGTAVTSGAANSGSPAVSSGAGLSKGTSPSNTVIHTSVVASTQPANQATGPTVTLVRPPMQTAGSLATLNGNNAASPAVAGTQAGVGVNNGQSSGSTAVSAGSHIIKAEPPPTATTIIQSTPQPVGNPAAVSSPRPPAAIAVGAGAGAVRSLTPQMLAPRLPQTAPGQPGVHNIQLPPGMVLVRSESGQLLMIPQQALVQMQAQAQAQAQGNLTPRTPAPTTVPPGQASGNAIISRQVAPSTIIRQGCPTPTTLTATTTLHRPPILQSSVGATVPGMTSWPVSQTAGNTVASVTVSKETMENVKKCKNFLSTLIKLASSEKQSSETAASVRELIKDLLEGKLEAEEFTSRLYKELNSSPQPYLVPFLKRSLPALRQQTPDSAAFIQQSQLPQPASGPASSSSPASTTVVLDGTRLAAPVTRPQLQPGVSRPGQTPSLVFQTPTQRAILRPQVTLPTTPMVTLRNQAPGRIMLGQQQVQLKELQPGLTPAQRNKLKEAGGTFRDDEDINDVASMAGVNLSEESANILATNSGLVGAVTHSCKDEVFLSCAVLQRRMLEIGRKYGVTDLGAEVVNYVSHATQQRLQHLLEKVSQVAQQKNINFKEDDNYEHSGDVRTQLKFFEQLDQLEKQRKEEQEREILLKAAKSRARQEDPEQLRLKQKAKEMQQQELAQMRQREANLTALAAIGPRKKRKNLDSPSSSASAESRRVYAVSSLKYRLKPELMKGSGSGSSLSGGPGSAGSRPTRQRITRVNLRDLLFCLENERSTSRSHFLYKGFLK
- the taf4a gene encoding transcription initiation factor TFIID subunit 4 isoform X1 → MDAPTASTDSAAGHDPGKTLVVSGGVTFLPNHQGKVGSHSAQAFNGSQTMNSQSSGSAAPHGGTAVTSGAANSGSPAVSSGAGLSKGTSPSNTVIHTSVVASTQPANQATGPTVTLVRPPMQTAGSLATLNGNNAASPAVAGTQAGVGVNNGQSSGSTAVSAGSHIIKAEPPPTATTIIQSTPQPVGNPAAVSSPRPPAAIAVGAGAGAVRSLTPQMLAPRLPQTAPGQPGVHNIQLPPGMVLVRSESGQLLMIPQQALVQMQAQAQAQAQGNLTPRTPAPTTVPPGQASGNAIISRQVAPSTIIRQGCPTPTTLTATTTLHRPPILQSSVGATVPGMTSWPVSQTAGNTVASVTVSKETMENVKKCKNFLSTLIKLASSEKQSSETAASVRELIKDLLEGKLEAEEFTSRLYKELNSSPQPYLVPFLKRSLPALRQQTPDSAAFIQQSQLPQPASGPASSSSPASTTVVLDGTRLAAPVTRPQLQPGVSRPGQTPSLVFQTPTQRAILRPQVTLPTTPMVTLRNQAPGRIMLGQQQVQLKELQPVPLRPEVGSVSKQVSAAGLTPAQRNKLKEAGGTFRDDEDINDVASMAGVNLSEESANILATNSGLVGAVTHSCKDEVFLSCAVLQRRMLEIGRKYGVTDLGAEVVNYVSHATQQRLQHLLEKVSQVAQQKNINFKEDDNYEHSGDVRTQLKFFEQLDQLEKQRKEEQEREILLKAAKSRARQEDPEQLRLKQKAKEMQQQELAQMRQREANLTALAAIGPRKKRKNLDSPSSSASAESRRVYAVSSLKYRLKPELMKGSGSGSSLSGGPGSAGSRPTRQRITRVNLRDLLFCLENERSTSRSHFLYKGFLK